In a genomic window of Akkermansia massiliensis:
- the bla gene encoding class A beta-lactamase — MTFTGSFLRGCMVCSCALSLGVMPVVAASPAADSAAVQKLAHSLKARVGMAAVMLDTGEAVAVGDETAYPMQSVFKFVLALSVLKRVDQGALNLEQIIHIRPEQLVKDTWSPLRERFPQGGDFSLKELLRVTVQESDNNTCDLLFALIGGTETVQKDLKEWGISGINVRFTEDEMLRNHELQYANSSRPSAMNALLRAFDEGKILNKDTQRLLWDMMAGCATGTTRLKGKLPQDYVVAHKTGSGFTTPEGVITAVNDVGIIVLPNGRKMAVSVFVMDSKDSAPACEKVIASMARWLCTEWQAAAAK; from the coding sequence ATGACTTTCACCGGTTCTTTTCTGCGTGGCTGCATGGTGTGCTCCTGCGCTCTTTCTCTGGGTGTTATGCCCGTGGTGGCCGCGTCTCCCGCGGCTGATTCCGCCGCTGTGCAGAAGCTGGCTCATTCCCTGAAAGCCCGTGTGGGCATGGCCGCAGTGATGCTGGACACGGGGGAGGCCGTGGCGGTAGGTGATGAGACTGCCTATCCCATGCAGAGCGTCTTCAAATTCGTGCTGGCCCTGTCCGTGCTCAAGCGGGTGGACCAGGGAGCCCTGAATCTGGAACAGATCATCCATATACGCCCGGAGCAGTTGGTAAAAGACACGTGGAGTCCCCTGCGGGAGCGCTTTCCGCAGGGCGGTGATTTTTCTTTAAAGGAACTGCTGCGCGTGACCGTTCAGGAGAGCGACAACAACACGTGCGACCTCCTGTTTGCCCTCATCGGCGGGACGGAGACCGTGCAGAAGGATTTGAAGGAATGGGGCATCAGCGGCATCAACGTCCGGTTTACGGAAGACGAGATGCTGCGGAATCATGAATTGCAGTACGCCAACTCGAGCCGTCCGTCAGCCATGAATGCCCTGCTGCGCGCGTTTGACGAGGGTAAGATACTGAACAAGGACACGCAGCGGCTTCTCTGGGACATGATGGCCGGCTGCGCTACGGGGACTACGCGCCTGAAAGGGAAGTTGCCGCAGGATTATGTGGTGGCGCACAAGACCGGATCGGGCTTCACCACTCCGGAGGGCGTGATCACCGCCGTCAATGACGTCGGCATCATCGTTCTTCCCAATGGGCGGAAAATGGCGGTCTCCGTGTTCGTCATGGATTCAAAGGATTCCGCTCCCGCCTGCGAGAAGGTGATCGCCTCCATGGCCCGCTGGCTGTGCACGGAATGGCAGGCCGCCGCCGCCAAGTAG
- a CDS encoding HAD family hydrolase has translation MKTGFVFDLDGTLVDSIPGIARGLNLALKSLGYPEHSVNAIRGMVGRGARELCLASLKGCFNGEVPEEAFEAVHRGFMREYPHTWQDGTVPYPGIREMLLELAAAGHPLGVLSNKPHVVTGPLVRHILPEVPFREVMGFSERFPRKPEPDSLLSIVRSWGMEPEQVCMVGDSAHDGNTAVNAGTRLVLVGWGYSSRAALDVFRVPVCASVTELSARLRDEDSLPFPVSAHRTIP, from the coding sequence ATGAAAACAGGTTTTGTCTTTGACCTGGACGGAACGCTGGTGGACTCCATTCCCGGCATCGCCCGCGGCCTGAACCTGGCCTTGAAGTCCCTGGGGTATCCGGAGCACTCCGTGAATGCCATCCGGGGAATGGTGGGCAGGGGCGCGCGGGAACTCTGCCTGGCTTCCCTGAAAGGCTGTTTCAACGGAGAAGTGCCGGAGGAAGCCTTTGAAGCGGTGCACCGGGGATTCATGCGGGAATACCCCCATACCTGGCAGGACGGCACGGTGCCGTACCCAGGCATCCGTGAAATGCTGCTGGAACTGGCCGCTGCAGGCCACCCCCTGGGCGTTCTGTCCAACAAGCCTCATGTGGTCACGGGACCGCTGGTGCGCCATATCCTGCCAGAGGTGCCCTTCCGGGAGGTGATGGGCTTTTCCGAACGCTTTCCGCGCAAGCCGGAGCCTGATTCCCTGCTGTCCATCGTCCGTTCTTGGGGAATGGAGCCGGAGCAGGTGTGCATGGTGGGGGATTCAGCCCACGACGGCAACACGGCCGTGAACGCCGGAACGCGGCTTGTTCTGGTAGGGTGGGGCTACAGTTCCCGCGCCGCGCTGGACGTCTTCCGTGTGCCGGTGTGCGCCTCTGTAACGGAACTGTCCGCCCGGCTGCGGGATGAAGACAGCCTGCCGTTTCCCGTTTCCGCCCACAGGACGATCCCTTGA
- a CDS encoding DUF456 domain-containing protein: MPPVLSETLVWCVTLLLFGMGLIGTLIPMLPGIIIIAAGCIWQGVMGSRHLAWWEWTVLALMVAGGLVIDKLSGGMGAKKFGSTAAGIWGAIIGAVVGGILFTPIVGLLFMPFLGALLAELIFARKDIMAAFKAGSGAALGMLTGLLLEFTCGLLIIAWFCSCYFLF; encoded by the coding sequence ATGCCACCCGTCCTTTCAGAAACCCTCGTCTGGTGCGTCACCCTGCTGCTGTTCGGCATGGGGCTGATCGGCACGCTTATTCCCATGCTCCCCGGCATCATTATCATTGCGGCAGGGTGCATCTGGCAGGGAGTGATGGGCAGCAGGCACCTGGCGTGGTGGGAATGGACCGTCCTGGCGCTGATGGTTGCGGGCGGCCTGGTCATTGACAAGCTCTCCGGAGGCATGGGGGCCAAAAAATTCGGCAGCACCGCCGCCGGCATCTGGGGAGCCATCATCGGCGCCGTGGTGGGCGGCATCCTTTTCACCCCCATCGTGGGCCTTCTGTTCATGCCGTTCCTGGGGGCGCTGCTGGCGGAACTCATCTTTGCCAGAAAAGACATCATGGCCGCCTTCAAGGCAGGCTCCGGCGCGGCGCTGGGAATGCTCACCGGGCTGCTGCTGGAATTCACCTGCGGCCTGCTCATCATCGCCTGGTTCTGCTCCTGCTACTTCCTGTTTTGA
- a CDS encoding glycosyl hydrolase family 95 catalytic domain-containing protein: MTVSTTLKYFFLPCLLAAAVPLRAAPAPMQATSTEPARIWTDGYGTGNGRLGILSFGVFPKEIVVFNEGSIFAKKNFQMKEGAAEALDKARELCKEGKYRSADQVFRKDILPPGSIAGDYQQGGLLQVEFQGLPAAASYRRTLDMQRGKASTRVQFGTGELSTEILAAPSSDCAAYRITCTLPAGCHVALDLQHPDPSARIDARPDGWVLTGQGSNGGTRFENRVVILAPGAAISRKGKTVVLDSAREVLVLSSTSTDYNIRKPEEPLTHSLADKNRQILAKAQKKGWKKLAAETEDYFSRLMMRCQVDLGDSPPEVSAMTTPERLERVKQGEKDPDLLEQLFQFGRFCTIVHTRPGQLPCGLQGLWNPELRAAWMGCYFLNINSQMNQWPSYATGLGEFQQPYLEFVRSLRPHGEEFARFIKRDGFCFGHYTDCWKRTYFSGNNPEWGASLMNGAWACAHLVDSYRFTGDREDLKKSLPILESNARFIMSWFEEDDQGHYLSGPGVSPETGFYAPDGTGPNVLSYVSNGTSHDQLLGRESLRNYIYACGELGIRTPTLVKAVQFLKKIPQPAIGSDGRVLEWRQPFEEMQKGHRHISHLYGLFPGTEWDVLNTPEYAAAVRKSADFRRKYADKGNNGIRTGWSTAWLINLYAALGDGNAAEDRMYAMLRHYINSNLFDLHPPFQIDGNFGFASGVAQCLIQSQITQDGFQVILLAPALADDWKKGSATGLRTRGGLKVDLSWQNGRVQATATATRPGRFRFMHQGRKKDLAMKKGETARLDFPPLPH; encoded by the coding sequence ATGACTGTCTCTACAACCTTGAAATATTTCTTCCTCCCCTGCCTTCTTGCGGCGGCCGTCCCTCTCCGGGCCGCTCCCGCCCCCATGCAGGCCACTTCCACCGAACCTGCACGGATCTGGACGGATGGCTACGGCACGGGCAACGGAAGGCTGGGCATTCTTTCTTTTGGCGTTTTTCCGAAGGAAATCGTCGTTTTCAATGAAGGAAGCATCTTCGCGAAGAAGAATTTCCAGATGAAGGAAGGCGCCGCGGAGGCCCTGGACAAGGCGCGCGAACTTTGCAAGGAAGGAAAATACCGGAGCGCGGACCAGGTGTTCCGGAAGGATATCCTTCCCCCCGGCAGCATCGCGGGGGATTACCAGCAGGGAGGTCTCCTCCAGGTGGAATTCCAGGGGCTTCCCGCCGCTGCCTCCTACCGGCGCACGCTGGACATGCAGCGGGGCAAGGCTTCCACCCGCGTTCAATTCGGCACGGGAGAATTGTCCACGGAAATCCTGGCGGCTCCGTCCAGCGATTGCGCCGCTTACCGCATCACCTGCACCCTTCCGGCCGGGTGCCACGTTGCGCTGGACTTGCAGCATCCGGACCCGTCCGCCCGGATTGACGCACGGCCCGATGGCTGGGTCCTGACGGGACAGGGAAGCAACGGGGGCACCCGGTTTGAAAACAGGGTGGTCATCCTGGCTCCCGGCGCCGCCATATCCCGCAAGGGGAAAACGGTCGTTCTGGATTCCGCGCGGGAAGTGCTGGTGCTTTCCTCCACCTCCACGGATTACAATATCCGGAAGCCGGAAGAGCCCCTGACCCATTCCCTGGCAGACAAGAACAGGCAAATTCTGGCGAAGGCACAGAAAAAAGGCTGGAAAAAACTGGCGGCGGAAACGGAAGATTATTTTTCACGTCTCATGATGCGCTGCCAGGTGGACCTGGGGGATTCCCCTCCCGAGGTTTCCGCCATGACCACCCCTGAGCGGCTGGAACGGGTCAAACAAGGGGAAAAGGATCCGGACCTTCTGGAACAGCTTTTCCAGTTCGGCCGCTTTTGCACGATTGTCCACACCAGGCCGGGGCAGCTTCCCTGCGGCTTGCAGGGATTGTGGAATCCGGAGCTGCGGGCGGCGTGGATGGGCTGCTATTTCCTGAACATCAACAGCCAGATGAACCAGTGGCCCTCCTATGCCACCGGCCTGGGGGAATTCCAGCAGCCCTATCTTGAATTCGTCCGCAGCCTGCGCCCTCATGGAGAGGAATTTGCGCGCTTCATCAAACGGGACGGATTCTGCTTCGGCCATTACACGGACTGCTGGAAACGCACCTATTTTTCAGGAAATAACCCGGAATGGGGGGCCAGCCTCATGAACGGGGCGTGGGCGTGCGCCCACCTGGTGGACAGCTACCGCTTCACCGGAGACAGGGAAGACCTGAAGAAGTCCCTGCCCATTCTGGAATCCAACGCGCGTTTCATCATGTCCTGGTTTGAGGAGGACGATCAGGGGCATTACCTTTCCGGCCCCGGCGTCTCCCCGGAAACCGGATTTTACGCGCCGGACGGCACAGGCCCCAACGTGCTTTCCTACGTTTCCAACGGGACTTCTCATGACCAGCTTCTGGGCAGGGAGTCCCTCCGCAATTACATTTACGCCTGCGGAGAGCTGGGCATACGGACGCCTACTCTGGTTAAAGCCGTTCAATTCCTCAAAAAGATTCCCCAGCCTGCCATTGGCTCCGACGGGAGGGTGCTGGAATGGAGGCAGCCTTTTGAAGAAATGCAGAAGGGCCATCGCCATATCAGCCATCTTTACGGCTTGTTTCCCGGCACGGAATGGGACGTGCTCAATACGCCTGAATATGCCGCCGCCGTGCGCAAGTCCGCCGATTTCCGGCGCAAGTACGCGGACAAGGGGAACAACGGCATCAGGACCGGCTGGAGCACCGCATGGCTCATCAACCTTTATGCCGCCCTTGGCGACGGAAACGCCGCGGAGGACAGGATGTACGCCATGCTGAGGCATTACATCAATTCCAACCTTTTCGACCTGCATCCCCCGTTCCAGATCGACGGCAACTTCGGCTTTGCCTCCGGCGTGGCCCAGTGCCTGATTCAGAGCCAGATCACGCAGGACGGCTTCCAGGTTATCCTGCTGGCTCCGGCCCTGGCGGACGATTGGAAGAAGGGTTCCGCCACGGGGCTGCGCACCCGGGGAGGGCTGAAGGTGGACCTGTCCTGGCAAAACGGCAGGGTGCAGGCCACAGCCACCGCCACCCGTCCCGGCAGGTTCCGGTTCATGCACCAGGGCAGGAAAAAGGATCTGGCCATGAAAAAGGGGGAAACGGCGCGGCTTGATTTTCCGCCGCTTCCCCACTAG
- a CDS encoding DUF3784 domain-containing protein, which yields MDAPILIPVAMMAGFIILGVILSMGKCSFLIAGYNMMSKEQKKQYDERALCRFMGKLMYCLAFAMLLWLISIILQNSVLLSVSLCLLVGSIAFAVIYAGTGSRFKK from the coding sequence ATGGATGCACCTATTCTGATACCCGTCGCCATGATGGCAGGCTTCATCATTCTTGGAGTCATTCTTTCCATGGGAAAATGCTCCTTCCTCATCGCAGGCTACAATATGATGAGCAAGGAACAGAAGAAGCAGTACGATGAACGCGCGCTGTGCCGGTTCATGGGAAAGCTCATGTACTGCCTGGCCTTCGCCATGCTGCTGTGGCTCATCAGCATTATCCTCCAGAATTCCGTGCTCCTGTCCGTCTCCCTGTGCCTTCTGGTGGGCAGCATAGCGTTTGCAGTCATTTATGCCGGTACCGGAAGCCGGTTTAAAAAATAG
- a CDS encoding RDD family protein translates to MDIYWIQDHEKKGPLPEVEVISMLEAGLIPETARAWHAGCAEWVRIHDLPALKEMFAVRKEEEERRNVEEDVPEDEAAQDAAAGTTDADSLPEEEETAVEEGTPLVVPYPYVRFLGRMADVMMHMTLYLAVLRIFGLAFSPDFLPGSYEALLYLCLPMVLIETAFLGTLGTTPGKAMLGVSVRDYRGKRLSFSTAFRRSLFVMVLGLGCFAPSLMLLALFFSWWWVRRFGFTPWDRKLGTTDVLNDSLTLRKVVMTLVLVILCLQVMYVLLIPWLPEMEAYMGASGQM, encoded by the coding sequence ATGGATATTTACTGGATTCAGGATCATGAAAAGAAGGGCCCCCTGCCGGAGGTGGAGGTAATCTCCATGCTGGAGGCGGGCCTCATTCCGGAAACCGCCCGGGCGTGGCATGCCGGATGCGCGGAATGGGTGCGCATCCATGACCTGCCGGCGCTGAAGGAAATGTTCGCCGTTCGCAAGGAAGAGGAAGAACGGCGTAATGTGGAGGAAGATGTGCCGGAGGATGAAGCGGCGCAAGATGCCGCCGCCGGCACCACGGACGCGGATTCCCTGCCGGAAGAAGAGGAAACGGCTGTGGAGGAAGGCACGCCTCTGGTAGTTCCCTACCCGTACGTCCGTTTTCTGGGAAGAATGGCGGACGTGATGATGCACATGACGCTGTATCTGGCCGTGCTCAGGATCTTCGGCCTGGCCTTCAGCCCCGATTTTCTTCCCGGTTCCTATGAAGCCCTCCTTTACCTCTGTCTCCCGATGGTGCTCATTGAAACCGCCTTTCTGGGAACGCTGGGCACCACTCCGGGGAAAGCCATGCTGGGCGTCTCCGTCAGGGACTACCGGGGGAAGCGCCTTTCCTTCTCCACGGCGTTCCGGCGCTCCCTGTTCGTCATGGTGCTGGGGCTGGGCTGCTTTGCCCCCTCCCTGATGCTGCTGGCCCTGTTCTTTTCCTGGTGGTGGGTGCGCCGCTTCGGCTTCACTCCCTGGGACAGGAAGCTGGGCACCACGGACGTGCTGAACGACTCACTCACCCTCCGCAAGGTGGTGATGACGCTGGTGCTTGTCATCCTGTGCCTCCAGGTCATGTACGTGCTGCTGATTCCCTGGCTGCCGGAAATGGAGGCGTACATGGGCGCCTCCGGGCAAATGTGA
- a CDS encoding ABC transporter permease, which produces MKNLLSRYISLSLALRYLNPLRTFFSIITLICLLGVSLGVMVLIVVLSVMGGLQKEIQGNLFAHSPHVQVCYRNDFGVREVIPDWMELSEKLKHVPGVQSTYALIEDYALVDVQGRQRPCFFRAIDTENAAQLEDLKHLVVAGNAELDMGEKAVVSSIVAENMGLNVGDVVRVYTTRNFQEISHAYQQTELPMLAEKNARELNDLKEWGKSLKREGERETAGKASVDKVFTLLNGLLSVPRRDAERSSLMDLLAVLNDGEAVDNGRVAFPEGTRKEWETILGGFKAGQRNEADMECFRKIRELVMPKDLEVIGIYRASQHTPSPDLFIPLVIGQELLGYEDDVVQAVALRVNDPYHVETMLSPVMQALEKEKPSSAWTLETWHDRFNAWFELMQKERMMMSFVLSFISLISAFCIMAVMFTVSIQRKKEIAVMKALGATPFQVVRVFLWQGVIIGFVGALLGVGLGLLVLEYRMQIQGFLAGIGFDPFPVAFHGTANIPVVIDWAELAWQAVKAFVMVVVASIIPALITARQDPARSLRSM; this is translated from the coding sequence ATGAAGAACCTATTGAGCCGGTACATCAGCCTGAGCCTGGCGCTGCGGTATTTGAACCCGCTGCGGACTTTCTTTTCCATCATTACCCTGATCTGCCTGCTGGGCGTATCGCTGGGGGTGATGGTGCTTATCGTCGTGCTGTCCGTCATGGGCGGCCTCCAGAAGGAAATCCAGGGGAACCTGTTTGCGCACTCCCCGCACGTCCAGGTGTGCTACCGGAATGACTTCGGCGTGAGGGAGGTGATTCCGGACTGGATGGAATTGAGCGAGAAGCTCAAGCACGTTCCCGGAGTCCAGTCCACGTATGCCCTGATAGAAGACTACGCGCTGGTAGACGTGCAGGGACGGCAGAGGCCCTGCTTTTTCCGGGCCATCGATACGGAAAACGCCGCCCAGCTGGAAGATTTGAAGCACCTGGTGGTGGCCGGCAATGCGGAGCTGGACATGGGGGAAAAGGCTGTGGTTTCCTCCATCGTGGCGGAGAACATGGGGCTGAACGTGGGGGATGTGGTCCGGGTGTACACTACCCGCAATTTCCAGGAAATTTCCCACGCCTACCAGCAGACGGAACTGCCGATGCTGGCGGAAAAGAACGCCCGGGAACTCAATGATTTGAAGGAGTGGGGCAAGTCCCTGAAAAGGGAGGGAGAGCGTGAAACGGCCGGCAAGGCCTCCGTGGACAAGGTATTCACCCTGCTCAACGGGCTGCTGTCCGTCCCCCGCAGGGATGCGGAGCGCTCCAGCCTGATGGATTTGCTTGCCGTGCTGAATGACGGGGAAGCCGTGGACAACGGCAGGGTGGCCTTCCCGGAAGGCACGCGGAAGGAATGGGAAACCATTCTGGGCGGCTTCAAGGCGGGGCAGAGGAATGAGGCGGACATGGAATGCTTCCGCAAGATCAGGGAGCTGGTCATGCCGAAGGATCTGGAGGTGATCGGCATTTACCGGGCCTCCCAGCATACGCCCAGCCCGGATCTCTTCATTCCGCTGGTCATCGGCCAGGAATTGCTGGGTTATGAGGATGACGTGGTGCAGGCCGTGGCCCTGCGCGTGAACGACCCCTACCATGTGGAAACGATGCTGTCCCCCGTGATGCAGGCTCTGGAAAAGGAAAAGCCCTCTTCCGCGTGGACGCTGGAAACCTGGCATGACCGCTTTAACGCGTGGTTTGAACTCATGCAGAAGGAGCGCATGATGATGAGCTTTGTGCTGTCCTTCATCTCCCTGATTTCCGCCTTCTGCATTATGGCGGTGATGTTTACCGTTTCCATCCAGAGGAAAAAGGAAATCGCCGTGATGAAGGCCCTGGGCGCCACGCCGTTCCAGGTGGTGCGCGTCTTCTTGTGGCAGGGGGTCATCATCGGCTTTGTGGGAGCTCTCCTGGGCGTGGGCCTGGGACTGCTGGTGCTGGAATACCGCATGCAGATCCAGGGCTTTCTGGCGGGAATAGGCTTTGACCCGTTCCCCGTGGCTTTCCACGGCACGGCGAACATTCCGGTGGTGATTGACTGGGCGGAGCTGGCGTGGCAGGCGGTGAAAGCCTTCGTCATGGTCGTGGTGGCCTCCATCATTCCGGCCCTGATCACGGCGCGCCAGGACCCGGCCCGCTCCCTGCGCAGCATGTAA
- the lpxA gene encoding acyl-ACP--UDP-N-acetylglucosamine O-acyltransferase — MPEIHPTAVVHPTAEIADDVKIGPFCVVGEHVKLGPGCVLHSHVVIEGPSSFGSGNEFFPFSVLGLKSQDLKYKGEPTYLEVGDNNVFRENATINRATDIGGTTRIGNNNLFLVSCHAGHDCQIGNHVIFSGFATAAGHVTVGDYAILAGCCAVHQFVSIGEHSMVGAMARVSQDVLPYTIVEGHPAVTRSVNSIGMQRRGFSEEDLRAVRMCYKKLFVNKKLTVHEALEELRNSDYAENACLKRIVKFVETSERGFCH, encoded by the coding sequence ATGCCAGAAATACACCCAACGGCAGTAGTGCATCCTACTGCGGAGATCGCGGATGATGTTAAAATCGGTCCCTTTTGCGTTGTCGGAGAACATGTAAAGCTGGGCCCGGGCTGCGTGCTGCACAGCCATGTGGTCATTGAAGGACCTTCCTCCTTCGGAAGCGGCAACGAATTTTTTCCGTTTTCCGTCCTCGGCCTGAAAAGCCAGGATTTGAAATACAAGGGGGAACCGACCTATCTGGAAGTGGGGGACAACAACGTCTTCCGTGAAAACGCCACCATCAACCGGGCTACGGACATCGGCGGCACGACGCGGATAGGGAATAACAACCTCTTCCTGGTTTCCTGCCACGCCGGGCATGACTGCCAGATCGGCAATCATGTGATTTTCTCCGGCTTCGCCACTGCCGCCGGCCACGTTACGGTGGGGGATTACGCCATTCTGGCGGGATGCTGCGCCGTGCACCAATTCGTCAGCATCGGGGAGCACTCCATGGTGGGCGCGATGGCCCGCGTGAGCCAGGACGTGCTGCCGTACACCATTGTGGAAGGCCATCCGGCCGTGACGCGCTCCGTCAACTCCATCGGCATGCAGAGGCGCGGATTTTCCGAGGAAGACCTGCGGGCCGTACGCATGTGCTACAAAAAGCTTTTCGTCAACAAGAAGCTGACCGTTCATGAAGCGCTGGAAGAGCTCCGGAACTCGGACTACGCGGAAAATGCCTGTCTGAAAAGAATCGTCAAGTTCGTGGAAACTTCCGAACGGGGCTTCTGCCACTGA